In Tripterygium wilfordii isolate XIE 37 chromosome 17, ASM1340144v1, whole genome shotgun sequence, the genomic window AATGAAAACAAACAGAAGTGCCATATGTATTAAAATAAGGAAACAACATCGAAGGGTTGATACTATGACGTCTACTTTATACCAACCTTCACTCTGAGGTCCACATTACGATGCCCCATAAAGCCTTGCAAAGCACCAATAACATAGCATAAATTACCAAATCTCTTGTATCTTGAAGCATAGTAACCTGCTTTGGCACTCCTGCAGAATCCAACAAGAGATAAACCATTAGACATAAAATCATATGCCTTCACTGAGACTCAGAACATAAAACTTCCAAGTTAACCTTACAAATGCACATCAGCAACATTTATGAAGTAATGCAATTCTCCACTTTCTCCACTGATAACTCCAACATCTATTCTTGATCTCAGCCCTATAAAGCAATCCCATAGAAAACGCACATTAAGTGAACAAAAAATTGTGTTTGAGGATATAGTATTTAATATCAACTCAAACATAATTGAAGGAAGAAGCGGCAAGCGGACAAGTAAATTACCTCTAGCAATGCGCTCGATGGCTTCATGAGGATCATTTTTCCTGGCAAAACAAATCACAAGATTCATCTGTGCAAATGATATTCTTTAAAACCCACACCAAATGGAATCAGCATGGACAGGAACAAAGTAATAAACTAACCACCCAAATGTTCTGGCAAAGTCAGACCCAGTCCCTAAAGGGATAAGCTGTAGACAGGCAACACAATGAACACAAATATGCTTCAGAAATACATAGCAAGCAACTCACAAATCATACTAGCATGCTTTGATGATGATCACTTACGCCAAGAGCAGTTGAATGAGCAGCCTCTTTGATGTGATCAGAAACAGGTTTCCCATCCCAAAAGAATCCATTAACAACCTGCTTATTGCAGCGCAGAGCAAATGAAATGCATTCAGGCTGCTATGATTAaccatgaaaagaaaaagaagagtagGAGGGAGAATCTGTATCTGGACAGTGGACACAAAAAGTATATTGCTTAATTTCAAATAATGAGATTGGGCAGCACCAAACAGAGTTCAAATCCTATTACAAACTATATCTGCCAGTACACTGTTTAAGGATATCTGACAAAAATTTGGTCTTCCTTTTGTCACGATTCACGAACTACTTCACTTTTGCAAAAAGCAGATCATATTTTCACATACAAGGCCAATATATGTCtcaataaatttttattgattATTAGTTTAGCTGGGCAAGGAATATAGGATTATGCAATGGGAAACATTTCTATTCAAACTTCCGAACTGAAAATAGAACATCACAATGGGTTCTATAATGGCAAAAGGAAGAAAGACCTCATGTAGAGTTCCATCACCTCCAACAGCAATAACAGCTTCAGCACCCTCCCTTATAGCCTGCACACAAAAGATTAAAATTCATATGTGGCTTATACTACTAAGACAATCTCAAGTAAGGTCCAGCTCATTTATTCAGAAGGGTCAAACTCCCACCTCCCTTGTTATGTCAATAGCATGCAAAGGACCTGAAGTCAGAGATTCACATATCTGGCCACAACATCAAACAGCGTTTCACAATTGTTGTAACAGATGCAGCAAAAATGGTCACAATAAGTAAATATCACATCAAAAATACATTATTCCAAAAACTGAAGCCTATTATGCCAGTGAATTACGAATAACATATAGCAAGCTCACATTACAATCGCCACCGAGACGAGACCGGAGATACGGAAGCAGTTTCTTCCAGTCCTTCCCCGTCCTCCCATTAGCTCCTGCTCCAAATAAATATAAAGCTCAACTTTTTTCTACGACTTTTCACAGTGGCTTTAGGTTCTCCTAAATATTCCCCGAAACAAAACAGGAAATGCCAGAGAAAGAGCACGAACCTCGGGGGTTGACGATGAAAACAAGATCGCGACGGCGATTAGAGGAGAGTCCGGAACTACTGAGCATGGATCGGTCGGGAGAGAGATCAGGCGCCAAGGGATGCCCTGCCCGCAAAACAACGGAAGATTTTGCCATTGCTGTCTGTACGCCTCCCAATGTTATCTGATTGTACCACGCCACCATTTCCATTTATTTCCAACTTagttttttttcacttccttcgACAGATTCTGTAAGTAATCGTATTAATGGTGACGATCCATCCTCGGTAGCCTCATATCGGTCAAAGAGGGCGGGGAATCAGAGGACTGTgactatgatttttttaatttttttatacaaaATGATATGTGTGCATAATTTAAGTGGCATGAAGAAAAATGTGGGGACCATGATCCCTACACTTCTCCTCGTGCCATCTAAATTATGAACAGTTgtggacatcaaaattatggacatgtagtgttTCCGTTTTTTTATAACACTTCTCCTTATGTCATCTAAATTATGAACAATTGTGGatatcaaaattatgaacatacaTGTAGTGCTtataaaaattatgaacatgtaaTGCTTCCGTTTTTTTATAACACGGGATGAATGAGAGGAAATGTTCGAACTCGAGACTTGTATGAAACACATGATTTCTCGCATACATCTCCATTTTTGCTTAAATGAAACACTGCCTACCAGAACATTTTCTTTGGTCTTCTTTTATGTTTACTTCATGAGCCTATCCATTGTGGTCTAGGGAATGAGTGATTACCATCACCTTGCTAATTTCACCTTTGAATTCCCCTTCCTGTATTGCCTATACCAAAAAAAAGGTTCAATTTATAAGCTTAAGGCTAAGGGCCTTGCTGCCTATGAAATGAAGCACTGTTCACAACATTAAACTACAAATGGGGAAGCAAAATACATAGAAATGATAGGAAGTGCATCTGAAAATAAACATGAGCGGCACAACAACAAAACGAAAACATCATCACAAGACAGGAGCAGAAATCTCTGTCCCACTCCGAACGATAACCCTTATCTTTTTGACTTCCCCTTTGCATCAAAATGGTGTCTTTTCAGCTTCCTCTTGCGTTGTGCACCTGCAACTCCTCCGCCCTCTCTAAATGGCATCCCCATGAGAGCCAGTAACCTCTGAGCTTCTTGATCAGTATTAGCTGTAGTTGTAATGCAAACATCCATTCCCCTAGGCGTACCAAGTGCATCGAACCGGATCTCTGGGAACACGCTCTGTTCGCGAATGCCAATACTGTAATTCCCATGTCCGTCAAAGCTGTTTGGGTTTACACCTTGGAAATCCCTTGTCCTTGGAAGGCCCAAGTTAATAAGCCGGTCTAGGAATGAATACATCACCTGTCAAAAAACCACGGAGAAACAATTCATTTGGCTTCACAGAAATGAAGAGCGGAGAAAGTAGAGAGATTCATGATGGTCAAGAAAGCAATATACTCCAAGGACAGTGAAACGCAAGAAGCATGACGATGGTCTAATATCATGAAAGATTCCAGAATATACAGTAGCTTATTCAAGTGCATAAAGAAAACGGCTTCAGTTTCAGGTAACATTAAAAATGCCATACTTGAATGTTGAGAGCAATTAATAATtcacacacatgcatacacaagtGTGTGGGTATAGATAGAGGGCTTCAGAACCATAACATTTGACACTATGCAATTTAGCGACCACACAACTATCTACAATTTTCCTCCAATTCTTGTTTGACTGAATGATAAGTCGCGGCATTTATTCGCTATTCACCCAAAGTATGGGTTATTTCCCATAACATTCAAATGGGATTTTAAAAGACAGCACATACATGTGAGgtgaaaataaaaaaccaataaTATACGTCTCAATTCAAAGATCAAAGTTAATCATAAACAATAGAGCAAAAACACAAGGCCAAAATCTCAGTTTGACTGAATGATACCACCCTCTCAGTTAAAGTACAGATATACATTTTATTCACAAACCATAATTCACAGTGCTCTAAAATCCATGCCATCACCATATATCACATCCATGCCTAAGTGCCTAACCCCTAATGAGAGTAGTTGTGAGTTGCATTGAGGTCTGTGTAATTGATAAATCAATGTACAACTTATCATATGCCAAACCAATACAAATTCATGGTTCTCTAATAACATCTTAAGGATATTCCCAAACCTATTCAATAAAATTCCCACAACTCAAGTCACTACCATGATGTCTCATCTCAACCCAGAGAACATAAAATTCAGTGCTTAGTGCCCAAACGATACAGATAACAAATTGACACTGATACCATCTAAGATGCTAATCCATAAGGACTAAATGGGAGCTCAGTTGCTTCTTGTATGACTCAACCAGGCATACAAAATAGATACTGGAATTCCATACGCACCAACTTCCACAAAATCATGCTTCCCCAGTGACACTTGGAGTATTTACAAGTACTATCAGGCACCCCAACATCAACCCCCAGCACTGAGAGTCTGAGACCATGACACATAAATTACCGAATGGTTTCGAAAGCTGGCAATTACCAGACCGCAACAAATTATTGTACAGAAAATGTATCACCCCCTTCGCATGAAAATTTCGTCCACCTCCAAGTGCAAGGTATTTCTCCTGCTCTAGAAAGAAATAAACATTTTATATATTTCTCTTTTACCAATCAGCACCCTCATCCACAACTTTGGAGCCATATGGGTATAGTAGCTGAATCCAGGTCTTAGAAAGAGACTCTTATTTCTGATTGGCAAACCATAAAAACAAGCACTGTGCATTGGATCAAACTGTACTCGAGAATTAGTGAGTGTTCCACTGTTTATGCATGAGATAAACTTGGACGAATGCTCTTAAAACAGGGAATGAAAAATACTACTAATTtagattttttattaaattatttttaaagatTTGGAAGTAATAGGGTGTAGAGAAACATCAATCAACAATTCGATCAAGACAAGCAAAGTACACTCAACAACAACCAAGAACAGGTGGGACAGAATCACGGAAATACAAACCTAATTTGGAGAGATCATGCAACAGAGTTTAAAGTAGCTTATAAATATTATgctcaaaacaaataaacaaacaaaaagcacccaaagaaaataaagcaaaagTTCAGGAACAAATATGCTCACATCCCCTCTAAGAGTGACAGCGATCCCAAGCGGTTGACCTTCTCTGATCTTGAAAGTAGCAATGGAATTCCTTGCTCGTGTCTTTATAGGTCTCTGCCCTGTGATGAGAGCCAATTCATTCATAGCTGCATCCAATCCCTTGGCATTCTGTGCAGCCTCTCCGATACCACAGTTAACCACAATTTTCTCAATCTTGGGAACCTATGCAAGGGACATGTCCAAGAGTTGCCAGATGGAATAACACATCAAGAGATCAatcctaatttttaataacctctaatagaaattaacaaaagcCCAGAACTAAAATTTGAACGAAAAGCAATATGACTATTATTTTCACGAACAACATCATTCAATAAACAAGTTACACTATTCCATGCAAAACATAGCTCAACCCATTTCAACTTAACAAAGCCAAACCAAATTATTGCATTATGCCCAATCTAGAGAACTTTGGCTCCCTTTCCAGCATCATCGGTAATAAATAAACTACAATTCATATTCCCGACTCTGTATCTTCCACCACATTTTCTCGTCAACCAAAGAAAACCAACAAATattccaacttgaaacaacaacAGCCCCAGAACGcataaaaaagaaatgaagataAACTTAAAGGAAGAGGTGcagaattgaagaagaaaatggtCACCTGGTGAATATTGGTGTAGGAGAACTCGTCTTTGAGCAAAGGCGTAATCTTTTCGAGATAGGTGGTTTTGAGGCGATTGGTTTTCTCTGCCTCAGATTTTTCCAGCAGGACAATCCCAGTCGAAGCCCTCACAGTGAACCCGCCGCAACCATTTCTAGAGTTTACATATGGAACCCGCGCGCAGAGCGGAGGCGTAGCGAATTGGGTCCGGCCGAGAAAGGATGAGGTGGCGGATTGCAAGAGCGAAGGGCACGCCATCTGCGGTCGGATTGGGTAGACCCACAATCTATTCTGATATAGAGTGGACTTACAGCTTTTTCGGGGTGAGATatggtggcaaaatcatcttcgcgtttattttattcatgaaaTTACCATcagctccattttttttttcccttattaAATAGGTATATTATATTGGATAATACTGAAGACCCAAAAAAGTGACCCCGAAAGTGTTGGTAGGGCTTGGTATCGGGTCAATCCTAATTTTTCAGGCCCATGCCCAAGTTTGATATTGATCATCGGGCTTCAGACTGGACCTGATTGGAAAAATGCAGCCCATGCCTATAAAGCTAGGGTCTTAGGGTCGGGCACGGGTCTCGGGCCTTGactattttttttggatatactttttcacttttttttaattgttttaaatatattgtTAATGCATTACAAATGCCATGAACTATATGTAGATATAGCCCCGTTTGGAGGAGTATTttttgtagcatttatactacttgctagtataaatgctattGTCTTACCAAACGAGTTTTTTTGGCACGTAATCCGAGACATTTTTACTCAAcattttatgctacttttgacatgctacttgtatgaagcattttagtagcatttcaccATTAAAAGTCAGTATtatccccattaatttttttattccatttataccctcacttcatgtgttattataaattaattaataaataaataaatttattgatattataaaatatttatcatttaatatatgctactcagcAAAAACGTTACCAgcaaaaatcaaccaaacaccacaTAACATTTgagcagcatttctgctactaaaattctctaacatttctgctaccaccatttctactagtatatctgctattttcaaaatgtCTTACCAAATTAGGTCATATAGAGATGTCAAATGGCACATTCAAGAGCCGAACCGAAAATTGTATTTGATGTTTAAGGGTACTGCTAAATTTCCAATTACAGGGAGAAAAGATATGCGTGTGATatgtagatatatgtatatatgtgtgttatgtatatacatgcagaacgtatatatacacacacatatatagatacatgcagaacatatatatatatatatatatacacaaacacacatatacatatacatgtagaTCATTGACTGGGCCTCGGGCAGGCCCAAAGTTGGCTCAAGGTGTCGGGCTTCAGGTTGGGCCTGGCCCCAGAAATGGAACCCAAGCCCGCCCGAGACATAGGGTCGAGTTGCCCAACCCCAACGAAATTTTGGGTCGGGCTTTGGCCCGCAGGCCAAATGGTGATCTCTAAGCGTTGGATGTAAAGTGGATcctacatgtgtatttttactcaatggttattttaagatttttttgggttttagcCTTCCTGTAGCAATTAATTGGACATATGACGCTCAGTttcaatttattatatatttagcaCCATGTCATTGTTGCTAACAACGACATGTCTTGTCTTTAGTGATGTCACTGTTGTAAAGAGCGACTTAGTTTTTTCTATAATAAAGTCGTTGTTTAAAACAGCGGCACCAATTTGCCTAAAACTTAAGCCGTTTTTGCGAATTGTGACACGATAATGCTGTAGTTACTAACATTGGCTTTAGTTTGAATATAAAAGCATCCAAACAACGGCATTAGGATAAATTACCGGTGAAAAATCGAAGCACCTCCTCTGCCGTTTCTAGACCCTCTGCCATTCTCCACCCGTGTAGACCTCCGTCGACTAGACCTTTCTCAGCTTTTCCTTCTCCGTCCGTTGTTTTTCCACTGACCCACTCCTCATATGTCATCCGTTGATCATTCATAGTTTCTCGACTTGCTTATTGTTTTGagtaagagagaaaaaaaaatcaaggattTGATATTTGTTTGTGAGAATAGGTGATGATAGAGATGGATTCAGTTGGAATTTTCACACCTCATTTTAAAATATTGAATATATGAAAAAATGAGAACAATTAACATTGTTTGGGAGATTGATTCATACATGATACGTAGAAATAC contains:
- the LOC119982078 gene encoding sphingoid long-chain bases kinase 2, mitochondrial; the protein is MEMVAWYNQITLGGVQTAMAKSSVVLRAGHPLAPDLSPDRSMLSSSGLSSNRRRDLVFIVNPRGANGRTGKDWKKLLPYLRSRLGGDCNICESLTSGPLHAIDITREAIREGAEAVIAVGGDGTLHEVVNGFFWDGKPVSDHIKEAAHSTALGLIPLGTGSDFARTFGWKNDPHEAIERIARGLRSRIDVGVISGESGELHYFINVADVHLSAKAGYYASRYKRFGNLCYVIGALQGFMGHRNVDLRVKVNKGEWEIYSQVSAICIGNAKYFGGGMKITPNADPHSGNLEVVILQDFKWYDFILKLHKLYKGTHLSVKNVSSRNVHSIEVEDISGSGGVYVQSDGEHLGFLPRKFCILPAAIEMIS
- the LOC119981705 gene encoding 50S ribosomal protein L5, chloroplastic, translated to MACPSLLQSATSSFLGRTQFATPPLCARVPYVNSRNGCGGFTVRASTGIVLLEKSEAEKTNRLKTTYLEKITPLLKDEFSYTNIHQVPKIEKIVVNCGIGEAAQNAKGLDAAMNELALITGQRPIKTRARNSIATFKIREGQPLGIAVTLRGDVMYSFLDRLINLGLPRTRDFQGVNPNSFDGHGNYSIGIREQSVFPEIRFDALGTPRGMDVCITTTANTDQEAQRLLALMGMPFREGGGVAGAQRKRKLKRHHFDAKGKSKR